The following proteins are encoded in a genomic region of Streptomyces collinus Tu 365:
- a CDS encoding SDR family oxidoreductase yields the protein MALLAGKTVVVSGVGAGLGHQVAAAVVRDGGNAVLGARTEENLAKSAAGIDPEGARTAYRATDITDEGQCAALAALARERFGGLHAVVHVAAWDSYFGGVEDADFATWRSVIDVNLLGTLRMTRACLPGLKEGGGAVVFIGTQSAVAAPTQVKQAAYAASKGALTSAMYSLARELGPYRIRVNTVLPGWMWGPPVQAYVRFAAQSERVPEAEVLGRLTERMALPELATDGDVADAVAFLASDRARAITGQSLLVNAGELMH from the coding sequence ATGGCACTGCTCGCGGGCAAGACCGTGGTCGTCTCGGGGGTCGGGGCCGGACTCGGCCACCAGGTCGCCGCCGCCGTCGTACGGGACGGCGGGAACGCGGTGCTGGGGGCGCGCACCGAGGAGAACCTGGCCAAGAGCGCGGCCGGGATCGACCCGGAGGGCGCGCGCACGGCGTACCGGGCGACCGACATCACGGACGAGGGGCAGTGCGCGGCGCTGGCCGCGCTGGCCCGGGAGCGTTTCGGCGGGCTGCACGCCGTGGTGCACGTGGCGGCCTGGGACTCGTACTTCGGCGGGGTCGAGGACGCGGACTTCGCGACCTGGCGTTCGGTCATCGACGTGAACCTGCTGGGGACGCTGCGGATGACCCGGGCGTGCCTTCCGGGGCTGAAGGAGGGCGGCGGTGCGGTGGTGTTCATCGGGACGCAGTCGGCGGTGGCCGCGCCCACGCAGGTGAAGCAGGCCGCGTACGCCGCCTCGAAGGGCGCGCTGACCAGCGCGATGTACTCGCTGGCGCGGGAGCTGGGGCCGTACCGGATCCGGGTGAACACGGTGCTGCCGGGCTGGATGTGGGGGCCGCCGGTGCAGGCCTACGTCCGGTTCGCCGCGCAGAGCGAGAGGGTGCCGGAGGCGGAGGTGCTGGGCCGGCTGACGGAGCGGATGGCGCTGCCGGAGCTGGCGACGGACGGGGACGTGGCCGACGCGGTGGCGTTCCTGGCGTCGGACCGGGCGCGGGCCATCACGGGCCAGTCGTTGCTGGTCAACGCGGGTGAGCTGATGCACTGA
- a CDS encoding sodium:solute symporter family protein, producing the protein MNSLDWAVLIGYFGVMVAIGVWSHKRVDNVSDFFTAGGKMPWWLSGISHHMSGYSAVMFTGYAGIAYTYGVTSFITWSFPIALGIAIGSKLFAPRINRLRSRLHVASPLEYLKNRYNLQTQQALAWSGMLLKIVDVGAKWAAISTLLSVFTGVSLDQGILITGAITAVYCTIGGLWADALTELGQFVIQLLAGVSMFVAVVMKLSDKHIGFLGAWDEPALHGHGKPLVGPYGTVFLLAFLFIKLFEYNGGMLNQAQRYMATGSPHEAERSARLSSVLWLVWPVVLFFPMWMSPLLVHAQKPDGSDSYALMTEQLLPHGLLGLVIVGFFSHTMAMCSSDANAIAAVFTRDVAPVLSSRARAWGERSGLVAARVTTVVFLGLSMAVATQVDSPAFKDIITVVIKWVAGLMGPIAIPMMLGLLRPFRRSGPTAALTSWAAGLLAFWLVNYPINWNVDGGVPLQYQVSIPLAVSLVLYVLIGHLKPEDTPERLAIIERVNSDGDAAAVPVPAAAGDDVVGAP; encoded by the coding sequence ATGAACAGTCTCGACTGGGCCGTGCTCATCGGCTACTTCGGAGTGATGGTCGCGATCGGCGTCTGGTCGCACAAGCGCGTGGACAACGTCAGCGACTTCTTCACGGCCGGCGGCAAGATGCCCTGGTGGCTCTCCGGCATCTCGCACCACATGTCGGGCTACAGCGCGGTGATGTTCACCGGGTACGCGGGGATCGCCTACACCTACGGCGTCACCTCCTTCATCACCTGGTCCTTCCCGATCGCGCTCGGCATCGCCATCGGCTCCAAGCTGTTCGCGCCCCGCATCAACCGGTTGCGGTCCCGGCTCCACGTGGCCTCCCCGCTGGAGTACCTGAAGAACCGCTACAACCTGCAGACGCAGCAGGCGCTCGCGTGGTCGGGCATGCTGCTGAAGATCGTGGACGTCGGCGCCAAGTGGGCGGCGATCTCCACCCTGTTGTCGGTGTTCACCGGTGTGTCGCTCGACCAGGGCATCCTGATCACCGGTGCGATCACCGCCGTGTACTGCACCATCGGCGGTCTGTGGGCGGACGCGCTGACCGAACTGGGCCAGTTCGTCATCCAGTTGCTGGCGGGCGTCTCGATGTTCGTCGCGGTCGTGATGAAGCTGAGCGACAAGCACATCGGCTTTCTCGGCGCCTGGGACGAGCCGGCGCTGCACGGCCACGGCAAGCCCCTGGTCGGCCCCTACGGCACGGTCTTCCTCCTCGCGTTCCTGTTCATCAAGCTGTTCGAGTACAACGGCGGCATGCTGAACCAGGCCCAGCGCTACATGGCGACGGGCAGCCCGCACGAGGCCGAGCGCTCGGCGCGGCTGTCGTCGGTGCTGTGGCTGGTGTGGCCGGTGGTCCTCTTCTTCCCCATGTGGATGTCCCCGCTCCTCGTCCACGCGCAGAAGCCGGACGGCTCGGACTCCTACGCCCTGATGACCGAACAGCTCCTGCCGCACGGCCTGCTGGGCCTGGTGATCGTCGGCTTCTTCTCGCACACGATGGCCATGTGCTCCTCCGACGCCAACGCGATCGCCGCGGTGTTCACCCGGGACGTGGCGCCGGTGCTGTCCTCGCGGGCGCGGGCGTGGGGCGAGCGTTCGGGCCTGGTCGCGGCCCGTGTGACCACGGTCGTCTTCCTCGGTCTGTCGATGGCGGTGGCGACCCAGGTCGACTCCCCCGCGTTCAAGGACATCATCACGGTCGTCATCAAGTGGGTGGCCGGTCTCATGGGCCCCATCGCCATCCCGATGATGCTGGGCCTGCTGCGCCCGTTCCGCCGCTCGGGGCCGACGGCGGCGCTCACCAGCTGGGCGGCCGGTCTGCTCGCCTTCTGGCTGGTCAACTACCCGATCAACTGGAACGTCGACGGCGGGGTCCCGCTCCAGTACCAGGTGTCGATCCCGCTGGCGGTCTCCCTGGTGCTGTACGTGCTGATCGGTCACCTGAAGCCGGAGGACACCCCCGAGCGCCTGGCGATCATCGAGCGGGTCAACTCGGACGGCGACGCGGCGGCGGTACCGGTGCCCGCGGCGGCCGGGGACGACGTGGTCGGGGCGCCCTGA
- a CDS encoding ADP-ribosylglycohydrolase family protein: MDATSGPVWGRAEQQDFRSRVRGTLLGVAVGDALGGPADALALDEIRSAYGPEGLLDLAFGSGRRGTVTHHTQLTLFSVDGLIRAQVRRDTGAWHPPTDLHRAYLRWAATQRDWGPDERREDDGWLAREEWLYVRREPTRPLLIGFGDETMGTLESPKNPGELGPEAVARSAPFGLLVGWEPQLVIQLAVECAAQSHGHPIAYLSAGAYAVIVHALACGDSLDGAVQRALALLAARPGHQPVSDALQHALGAVRQGLPGPARVEELAGDGTADGLLAASVYCALVGEDVRHGLCLAVNQGGPSAAAGALTGGLLGALHGETALPPAWLAELEGRPTLLELADDFAMEMTQGPALHGPAGSSPGWLARYPRA, encoded by the coding sequence GTGGACGCCACGTCCGGTCCCGTCTGGGGCCGCGCCGAGCAGCAGGACTTCCGCAGCCGGGTGCGCGGCACGCTGCTCGGGGTGGCCGTCGGGGACGCGCTCGGCGGGCCCGCCGACGCGCTCGCCCTGGACGAGATCCGCTCCGCCTACGGGCCGGAGGGGCTGCTCGACCTGGCCTTCGGGTCCGGCCGGCGCGGTACGGTCACGCACCACACCCAGCTCACCCTGTTCTCCGTGGACGGGCTGATCCGCGCCCAGGTGCGCCGCGACACCGGCGCCTGGCACCCGCCGACCGATCTGCACCGCGCCTACCTGCGGTGGGCGGCCACCCAGCGCGACTGGGGACCCGACGAGCGCCGCGAGGACGACGGCTGGCTGGCGCGGGAGGAGTGGCTGTACGTCCGCCGCGAGCCGACCCGGCCGCTGCTCATCGGGTTCGGCGACGAGACCATGGGCACCCTGGAGAGCCCGAAGAACCCCGGCGAGCTGGGCCCCGAGGCGGTCGCCCGGTCGGCGCCCTTCGGCCTTCTGGTCGGCTGGGAGCCCCAACTCGTCATCCAGCTCGCGGTCGAGTGCGCCGCCCAGAGCCACGGGCACCCCATCGCCTACCTCTCGGCCGGCGCGTACGCCGTCATCGTGCACGCCCTGGCCTGCGGCGACAGCCTGGACGGCGCCGTGCAGCGCGCCCTCGCCCTGCTCGCCGCCCGCCCCGGCCACCAGCCGGTCTCCGACGCCCTCCAGCACGCGCTCGGCGCGGTTCGCCAGGGCCTGCCGGGACCGGCCCGGGTGGAGGAGCTGGCCGGCGACGGCACCGCGGACGGGCTGCTCGCCGCCTCCGTGTACTGCGCCCTGGTCGGCGAGGACGTACGGCACGGCCTGTGCCTCGCGGTGAACCAGGGCGGCCCCTCGGCCGCCGCGGGCGCGCTGACCGGGGGCCTGCTCGGCGCCCTGCACGGCGAGACGGCCCTCCCGCCGGCCTGGCTGGCCGAACTGGAGGGCCGCCCCACGCTCCTCGAACTCGCCGACGACTTCGCGATGGAGATGACCCAGGGCCCCGCGCTGCACGGCCCGGCCGGCTCGTCCCCGGGCTGGCTGGCCCGCTACCCGCGGGCCTGA
- a CDS encoding DUF2165 domain-containing protein — translation MTTTPTTATTSTSRTSGTALPLAAGVLTGILGLYIALVALGNITDFGTNQQFVRHVLAMDTTFKDDNLMWRAVTSTALEDTAYVAIIVWETVAALVLVWGTWLWARRDFARARRFSTYGLLMLVLLFGAGFIAIGGEWFAMWQSKTWNGLDAATRVFLLSGVALIVNQLPGGRREAT, via the coding sequence ATGACCACCACCCCCACCACAGCCACCACCTCCACCAGCCGCACCTCCGGTACGGCGCTGCCGCTGGCCGCCGGTGTGCTCACCGGGATACTGGGGCTCTACATCGCCCTGGTCGCGCTCGGGAACATCACCGACTTCGGGACCAACCAGCAGTTCGTGCGGCACGTGCTCGCGATGGACACCACCTTCAAGGACGACAACCTGATGTGGCGGGCCGTCACGAGCACCGCGCTGGAGGACACCGCCTACGTCGCCATCATCGTGTGGGAGACGGTCGCGGCCCTCGTCCTGGTGTGGGGGACCTGGCTCTGGGCCCGGCGCGACTTCGCGCGGGCCCGGCGCTTCTCGACGTACGGGCTGCTGATGCTGGTGCTGCTGTTCGGGGCCGGGTTCATCGCCATCGGCGGGGAGTGGTTCGCCATGTGGCAGTCGAAGACCTGGAACGGGCTGGACGCCGCGACCCGGGTGTTCCTGCTCAGCGGGGTGGCGCTGATCGTCAACCAGCTCCCGGGCGGCCGGCGCGAGGCTACTTGA
- a CDS encoding bifunctional FO biosynthesis protein CofGH, protein MTTSATSGTGPTENSMRRALKRARDGVALDVTEAAVLLQARGEALTDLTASAARVRDAGLEAAGRPGVITYSKSVFIPLTRLCRDKCHYCTFVTVPGKLRRAGHGMFMSPDEVLDIARKGAALGCKEALITLGDKPEDRWPEAREWLDAHGYDDTIAYVRAISVRVLEETGLLPHLNPGVLTWTDFQRLKPVAPSMGMMLETTATRLWSEPGGPHHGSPDKEPAVRLRVLEDAGRSSVPFTSGLLIGIGETHEERAESLFALRKVSRAHHGIQELIIQNFRAKPDTAMRGMPDAELDELVATVAVARHIMGPGACLQAPPNLVDAEYERLIGAGIDDWGGVSPLTIDHVNPERPWPQIEELTERSRAAGFELRERLCVYPEFVRRGEPWLDPRLRPHVNALADPETGLARPDAVVEGRPWQEPEEAFEATGRTDLHHTIDTVGRTSDRRADFDEVYGDWDALREAAAPGMVPERIDTDVRQALRTAADDPTRLTDAEALALLHADGPALDALCRLADDVRRSAVGDDVTYIVTRNINFTNVCYTGCRFCAFAQRRTDADAYTLSLDQVADRAQQAWDVGAVEVCMQGGIHPDLPGTAYFDIAKAVKERVPGMHVHAFSPMEVVNGATRTGLSVREWLTAAKEAGLDSIPGTAAEILDDEVRWVLTKGKLPAATWIEVVTTAHELGIRSSSTMMYGHVDQPRHWLGHLRTLAGIQQRTGGFTEFVTLPFIHTNAPVYLAGIARPGPSVRDNRAVTAMARLLLHPHIPNIQTSWVKLGAEGAAEMLRSGANDLGGTLMEETISRMAGSSYGSYKSVRDLVAVAEAAGRPARPRTTLYGEVPEERRRAAEASDGHLPDLLPVLD, encoded by the coding sequence ATGACGACTTCCGCGACCTCCGGAACCGGCCCTACCGAGAACTCCATGCGTCGCGCTCTCAAACGTGCCCGGGACGGCGTCGCCCTCGACGTCACCGAGGCGGCGGTGCTGCTCCAGGCCCGCGGCGAGGCGCTCACCGACCTCACCGCGTCCGCCGCCCGGGTCCGTGACGCCGGCCTGGAGGCGGCGGGCCGGCCCGGTGTCATCACCTACTCGAAGAGCGTCTTCATCCCCCTCACCCGGCTGTGCCGGGACAAGTGCCACTACTGCACCTTCGTCACCGTCCCCGGCAAGCTGCGCCGCGCGGGCCACGGGATGTTCATGTCCCCCGACGAGGTGCTCGACATCGCCCGCAAGGGCGCCGCCCTCGGCTGCAAGGAAGCCCTGATCACCCTCGGGGACAAGCCCGAGGACCGCTGGCCCGAGGCGCGCGAGTGGCTGGACGCGCACGGCTACGACGACACCATCGCCTACGTCCGCGCGATCTCCGTCCGGGTGCTGGAGGAGACGGGCCTGCTGCCCCACCTCAACCCCGGCGTGCTGACCTGGACCGACTTCCAGCGTCTGAAGCCGGTCGCCCCGTCGATGGGCATGATGCTGGAGACGACCGCGACCCGGCTGTGGTCCGAGCCCGGCGGCCCGCACCACGGCTCCCCGGACAAGGAACCCGCCGTACGCCTGCGCGTCCTGGAGGACGCCGGCCGCTCCTCCGTGCCCTTCACCTCCGGCCTGCTGATCGGCATCGGCGAGACCCACGAGGAGCGCGCCGAGTCCCTCTTCGCGCTGCGCAAGGTCTCCCGGGCCCACCACGGCATCCAGGAACTGATCATCCAGAACTTCCGCGCCAAGCCGGACACGGCGATGCGCGGCATGCCCGACGCCGAACTGGACGAGCTGGTCGCGACCGTCGCCGTGGCCCGGCACATCATGGGCCCGGGCGCCTGCCTCCAGGCCCCGCCGAACCTCGTCGACGCCGAGTACGAGCGGCTGATCGGCGCCGGCATCGACGACTGGGGCGGGGTCTCGCCCCTGACCATCGACCACGTCAACCCCGAACGCCCCTGGCCGCAGATCGAGGAGCTGACCGAGCGCTCCCGCGCCGCCGGCTTCGAGCTGCGCGAACGCCTCTGCGTCTACCCGGAGTTCGTGCGCCGCGGCGAACCCTGGCTCGACCCGCGGCTGCGCCCGCACGTGAACGCGCTCGCCGACCCGGAGACGGGACTGGCGCGTCCGGACGCGGTGGTGGAGGGCCGCCCGTGGCAGGAGCCGGAGGAGGCGTTCGAGGCCACCGGCCGCACGGACCTGCACCACACCATCGACACCGTCGGCCGCACCTCCGACCGGCGCGCGGACTTCGACGAGGTGTACGGCGACTGGGACGCGCTGCGCGAGGCGGCGGCCCCCGGCATGGTCCCGGAGCGCATCGACACCGACGTGCGGCAGGCCCTGCGCACGGCGGCCGACGATCCGACCCGGCTCACCGACGCCGAGGCGCTGGCCCTGCTGCACGCGGACGGCCCGGCGCTGGACGCGCTGTGCCGGCTGGCCGACGACGTGCGCAGGTCGGCCGTGGGCGACGACGTGACGTACATCGTCACGCGCAACATCAACTTCACCAACGTCTGCTACACCGGCTGCCGCTTCTGCGCCTTCGCGCAGCGCCGCACGGACGCCGACGCGTACACGCTGTCCCTGGACCAGGTCGCCGACCGCGCCCAGCAGGCGTGGGACGTCGGCGCGGTCGAGGTGTGCATGCAGGGCGGCATCCACCCGGACCTGCCCGGGACGGCGTACTTCGACATCGCGAAGGCGGTCAAGGAGCGCGTCCCGGGCATGCACGTGCACGCCTTCTCGCCGATGGAGGTGGTGAACGGCGCGACCCGGACCGGTCTGTCGGTCCGGGAGTGGCTCACGGCCGCCAAGGAGGCCGGCCTGGACAGCATCCCGGGGACGGCGGCGGAGATCCTCGACGACGAGGTCCGCTGGGTGCTGACCAAGGGCAAGCTGCCGGCGGCGACCTGGATCGAGGTCGTCACCACGGCCCACGAGCTGGGCATCCGCTCCTCGTCCACGATGATGTACGGCCACGTGGACCAGCCCCGCCACTGGCTCGGCCACCTGCGCACGCTGGCCGGGATCCAGCAGCGCACCGGCGGCTTCACGGAGTTCGTGACGCTGCCCTTCATCCACACCAACGCCCCGGTGTACCTGGCCGGCATCGCCCGCCCGGGGCCCTCGGTCCGGGACAACCGCGCGGTGACGGCGATGGCCCGGCTGCTGCTGCACCCGCACATCCCCAACATCCAGACGAGCTGGGTCAAACTGGGCGCCGAGGGCGCGGCGGAGATGCTCCGCTCCGGGGCGAACGACCTGGGCGGCACGCTGATGGAGGAGACGATCTCCCGCATGGCGGGCTCCTCGTACGGCTCGTACAAGTCGGTGAGGGACCTGGTGGCGGTGGCCGAGGCGGCCGGCCGGCCGGCGCGGCCGCGCACCACGCTGTACGGCGAGGTGCCCGAGGAGCGGCGGCGGGCCGCCGAGGCGTCCGACGGGCACCTGCCCGACCTGCTGCCCGTCCTGGACTGA
- a CDS encoding TIGR03619 family F420-dependent LLM class oxidoreductase, translated as MRIAVTIFLTDETVTPTRLARELEQRGFAGLYLPEHTHIPVERTTPYPVGGELPREYGRTLDPFVALGQAAAVTERLALGTGITLVAQHDPIALAKQIATLDHLSGGRFTVGLGFGWNVEEAADHGVEWRRRRELVRDRMALMRALWSEEPVGHKGEFGGVRPSSAFPKPVRKPRGPVVGPRTLIGGAAGPKLFAHIAEYADGWLPIGGGGLTGSLPVLRSVWTDAGRDPAGLQVVPYAVHPTPGKLAHYAALGIEETVVQLPSASEREVLRTLDGYAAFLPSTAG; from the coding sequence ATGCGGATCGCCGTGACCATCTTCCTCACCGACGAGACGGTGACCCCCACCCGTCTCGCCCGCGAACTGGAACAGCGCGGCTTCGCCGGGCTGTACCTGCCCGAGCACACCCACATCCCGGTCGAGCGCACCACCCCGTACCCGGTCGGCGGCGAGCTGCCGCGCGAGTACGGCCGCACCCTCGACCCCTTCGTCGCCCTCGGCCAGGCCGCGGCCGTCACCGAGCGGCTGGCGCTCGGCACCGGGATCACCCTGGTCGCCCAGCACGACCCGATCGCCCTGGCCAAGCAGATCGCCACCCTCGACCACCTCTCCGGCGGCCGCTTCACCGTCGGGCTCGGCTTCGGCTGGAACGTCGAGGAGGCCGCCGACCACGGCGTCGAGTGGCGCCGCCGCCGGGAACTGGTCCGGGACCGGATGGCCCTGATGCGGGCCCTGTGGTCCGAGGAACCGGTCGGCCACAAGGGCGAGTTCGGCGGGGTGCGGCCCAGCTCGGCCTTCCCCAAGCCGGTCCGCAAGCCGCGCGGACCGGTCGTCGGCCCCCGCACCCTGATCGGCGGGGCGGCCGGGCCGAAGCTCTTCGCGCACATCGCGGAGTACGCCGACGGCTGGCTGCCGATCGGCGGCGGCGGCCTGACCGGGTCCCTGCCCGTGCTGCGCTCCGTGTGGACGGACGCCGGCCGCGACCCGGCCGGCCTCCAGGTGGTCCCGTACGCCGTCCACCCCACCCCCGGCAAACTCGCCCACTACGCCGCCCTGGGCATCGAGGAGACCGTCGTCCAACTCCCGTCGGCCTCCGAGCGGGAGGTGCTGCGCACCCTGGACGGGTACGCGGCCTTCCTGCCATCCACGGCCGGTTGA
- a CDS encoding CehA/McbA family metallohydrolase, whose product MACRGVPGAAGAAYGGGVTTLRGTLPPGSPDYVYLPFGVPPGTAEVHVSYRYDRPAVPAGTPGNALDIGLFDERGTELGGRGFRGWSGGARTEFFVRADDATPGYLPGPPRPGTWHVALGPYTVAPQGLTYEVTVTLTPGDPGRTPAPVYPPGRARGRGRDWYRGDCHLHSWHSDGRRTPAEIAALARAAGLDFINSSDHNTTSAHPHWAAAAGDDLLVMLGEEITTRNGHVLALGTDPGTFVDWRYRARDGRFGRFARRVREAGGLVVPAHPHATCVGCAWKFGFGEADAVEVWNGPYTPDDEVALAAWDARLVASVRQGRGWLPAMGDSDAHRDPDAVGLPQTVVLADDLTREAIQDGLRAGRSYVAESRAVTLDFGVTGPDGRRAGTGERLAVPDDTPVTVRLDVTGAPRCSVRLVTDQGVLFTGDPLPVSGAGTVEWRTTPAYAAYVRAEVRHEAAAGPLPGALAAFTNPVFLGRT is encoded by the coding sequence TTGGCCTGTCGTGGCGTTCCCGGTGCGGCCGGGGCGGCCTACGGTGGCGGGGTGACGACGTTGCGCGGCACCCTGCCCCCCGGCTCACCCGACTACGTCTACCTGCCGTTCGGCGTGCCGCCCGGTACGGCCGAGGTGCACGTCTCCTACCGCTACGACCGGCCCGCCGTCCCGGCCGGCACCCCGGGCAACGCCCTCGACATCGGGCTCTTCGACGAGCGCGGCACCGAGCTGGGCGGCCGGGGCTTCCGGGGCTGGTCGGGCGGCGCCCGCACGGAGTTCTTCGTCCGGGCGGACGACGCCACGCCCGGCTACCTGCCCGGCCCGCCACGGCCCGGGACCTGGCACGTCGCACTGGGCCCGTACACGGTCGCGCCGCAGGGGCTGACGTACGAGGTGACCGTCACGCTCACGCCGGGGGACCCCGGCAGGACCCCCGCACCGGTGTACCCGCCGGGCCGGGCCCGCGGCCGGGGCCGTGACTGGTACCGGGGCGACTGCCACCTGCACTCCTGGCACTCCGACGGCCGACGCACCCCGGCCGAGATCGCCGCGCTGGCGCGTGCGGCCGGGCTGGACTTCATCAACAGCTCCGACCACAACACGACGTCGGCGCACCCCCACTGGGCCGCGGCGGCGGGCGACGACCTGCTGGTCATGCTGGGCGAGGAGATCACCACGCGGAACGGCCACGTGCTGGCCCTCGGGACCGATCCGGGCACCTTCGTCGACTGGCGCTACCGGGCCCGGGACGGCCGCTTCGGCCGCTTCGCCCGGCGCGTGCGCGAGGCCGGGGGCCTGGTCGTGCCCGCCCACCCGCACGCCACCTGCGTCGGGTGCGCCTGGAAGTTCGGGTTCGGCGAGGCGGACGCGGTGGAGGTGTGGAACGGGCCGTACACCCCGGACGACGAGGTGGCCCTGGCCGCGTGGGACGCCCGGCTCGTGGCGTCCGTGCGGCAGGGGCGGGGGTGGCTGCCGGCGATGGGCGACAGCGACGCCCACCGCGACCCGGACGCGGTCGGCCTGCCCCAGACGGTCGTCCTCGCCGACGACCTGACCCGCGAGGCGATCCAGGACGGCCTGCGCGCGGGCCGCTCGTACGTGGCCGAGTCCCGGGCGGTGACCCTCGACTTCGGCGTGACCGGGCCGGACGGCCGGCGGGCCGGGACCGGAGAGCGGCTGGCGGTGCCCGACGACACCCCGGTGACGGTGCGCCTGGACGTCACCGGCGCCCCGCGCTGCTCCGTCCGCCTCGTCACCGACCAGGGCGTGCTGTTCACCGGCGACCCGCTGCCGGTGTCGGGCGCGGGCACGGTGGAGTGGCGCACGACACCGGCGTACGCGGCCTACGTGCGCGCCGAGGTACGGCACGAGGCGGCCGCGGGCCCCCTGCCCGGGGCCCTGGCCGCGTTCACCAACCCGGTGTTCCTGGGGCGCACTTGA
- a CDS encoding nitroreductase/quinone reductase family protein, producing MSPQPQTQPGAKQRIVTRFQRLVANPLNRRLPFQTLLETTGRTSGEPRRTPVGGRRTGDSFWIVSEFGFTSQYVRNIQADPRVRVRLRGRWHHGTAHLLPEDDAVARLRTLPRFNSAVVRALGSGLLTVRVDLAD from the coding sequence ATGTCGCCCCAGCCACAGACACAGCCCGGTGCCAAGCAGCGGATCGTCACCCGTTTCCAGCGCCTCGTCGCCAACCCGCTCAACCGGCGGCTGCCGTTCCAGACGCTGCTGGAGACCACCGGCCGCACGTCCGGGGAGCCGCGGCGGACCCCGGTGGGCGGACGCCGGACCGGGGACTCCTTCTGGATCGTCTCGGAGTTCGGGTTCACGTCCCAGTACGTCCGCAACATCCAGGCCGACCCCCGGGTCCGTGTGCGCCTCCGCGGCCGCTGGCACCACGGCACCGCCCACCTGCTGCCGGAGGACGACGCCGTGGCCCGGTTGCGCACCCTGCCCCGCTTCAACAGCGCGGTCGTCCGGGCCCTCGGCTCCGGTCTGCTGACCGTCCGGGTGGACCTGGCGGACTGA
- a CDS encoding aldehyde dehydrogenase family protein codes for MSDGQRLFIGGEWTEPDGGHYPVTDPATEETVGWAPEASPGQARAACAAAREAFGTWSRTRPEERAAVLGRAAGIIRGSLEPYADLARAETGATTATARAMQVGVAAARFRRYACTEPAEWAVPPQINEAGPMGRAGVTGALAVRQPVGVVTCVTSYNNPWANPAGKIAPALAMGNTVVVKPAPQDPLSVYRMAEALQAAGVPPGVVNVVSGREVAVGEAVVASGDVDMVSFTGSTAVGRRIAEVCGRDMKRQLMELGGKGAALVLDDADLGSAVAGIGTTFSFYSGQICTAPTRVLAQRGVYGRLVELLGGYASRLKVGDPREPDTVVGPVISAEHRARVESYVELGRKEGAVVVAGGERPPRERGFFVAPTLLADCTNDMRVAREEIFGPVVVVIPFDDEEEGVALANDSDYGLIDYVWSGDVARAFRVARRLRAGGVGVNTVGRNMEAPFGGFRMSGVGRDVGSYALHAYSEVQSIVWPG; via the coding sequence GTGAGCGACGGGCAGCGGCTGTTCATCGGCGGCGAGTGGACCGAGCCGGACGGCGGGCACTACCCGGTGACCGACCCGGCCACCGAGGAGACCGTCGGCTGGGCCCCGGAGGCCTCGCCGGGGCAGGCGCGGGCGGCCTGCGCGGCGGCCCGGGAGGCGTTCGGGACGTGGTCGCGGACCCGGCCGGAGGAGCGGGCGGCCGTGCTGGGCAGGGCGGCCGGGATCATCCGCGGCTCCCTGGAGCCGTACGCCGACCTCGCCCGCGCCGAGACCGGCGCGACGACCGCGACCGCCCGGGCGATGCAGGTCGGGGTGGCCGCGGCCCGCTTCCGACGGTACGCCTGCACGGAGCCCGCCGAGTGGGCCGTCCCCCCGCAGATCAACGAGGCCGGGCCGATGGGCCGGGCCGGCGTGACGGGCGCGCTCGCGGTGCGCCAGCCCGTCGGCGTGGTCACCTGCGTCACCTCGTACAACAACCCGTGGGCCAACCCGGCGGGCAAGATCGCTCCGGCGCTGGCCATGGGCAACACGGTGGTGGTGAAGCCCGCCCCGCAGGACCCGCTCTCCGTCTACCGGATGGCCGAGGCGCTCCAGGCGGCCGGGGTGCCCCCCGGGGTGGTGAACGTCGTCTCGGGGCGGGAGGTCGCGGTGGGGGAGGCGGTGGTGGCCTCCGGCGACGTCGACATGGTCAGCTTCACCGGTTCCACGGCCGTCGGCCGCCGTATCGCCGAGGTCTGCGGGCGGGACATGAAACGCCAGCTCATGGAGTTGGGCGGCAAGGGCGCCGCGCTCGTCCTGGACGACGCCGACCTCGGCTCGGCCGTCGCCGGCATCGGCACCACCTTCTCCTTCTACAGCGGCCAGATCTGCACCGCGCCGACCCGGGTGCTGGCCCAGCGGGGCGTGTACGGACGGCTGGTGGAGCTGCTGGGCGGCTACGCGTCCCGGCTGAAGGTGGGCGACCCGCGGGAGCCGGACACCGTCGTGGGGCCGGTGATCTCGGCAGAGCACCGGGCGCGCGTCGAGTCGTACGTCGAACTCGGCCGCAAGGAGGGCGCGGTGGTCGTCGCGGGTGGTGAACGGCCGCCGCGGGAACGCGGGTTCTTCGTGGCGCCGACGCTGCTGGCCGACTGCACCAACGACATGCGGGTGGCGCGGGAGGAGATCTTCGGGCCGGTGGTCGTGGTGATCCCGTTCGACGACGAGGAGGAGGGCGTGGCCCTCGCCAACGACTCCGACTACGGGCTCATCGACTACGTCTGGTCCGGTGACGTGGCCCGGGCCTTCCGGGTGGCGCGGCGGCTGCGGGCGGGCGGCGTCGGCGTCAACACGGTCGGCCGCAACATGGAGGCCCCGTTCGGCGGGTTCCGGATGAGCGGCGTCGGCCGGGACGTGGGCTCCTACGCCCTGCACGCCTACAGCGAGGTCCAGTCCATCGTCTGGCCGGGGTGA